The genomic interval GATTATCCTGGTTATTATACAGTATACTTAAAACATCCTTAGTTTTAACATGGAACATAATACAACACAGCAGTACATTTCAATTTTCTACCTGGTTGGTATTCCTGGCTTGGAAAATTTTCACTACTTGATCAGCAtccctgtctgcttcctgtttgttctGACCCTGCTGGGGAACAGCTTAATCATTGCTACTATCAAACTAGAACCAAGCCTCCATCAGCCTATGTATTTCTTCCTTTGCATGCTGGCAATGAATGACATTTTTCTTACTTGTTCCACATCCCTGAAAATGCTTGGTATTTTCTGGTTCAACGAACACTGGATTGAGTTTGATATCTGTCTAACACAAATGTATTTTATCCACACGCTTTGCATTTTTGAGTCAGCCATCCTGGTGGCTATGGCTTTTGATCGCTTTGTGGCCATTTGCATCCCACTGCACTACTCAACCATCCTCACAACAGCCATGGTTATTAAACTGGCCGTAGTTGGCTTGAGCCGAGCTGCGTTCATGGTTTTGCCCTGTCTTTTTCTGATTAAGAGGCTTCCCTACTACACAAGCTATATAATCCCTCATACCTACTGTGAGCATATGGCTGTGGTGAAgttagccagtgctagcactctcATTAACAGAGCATATGGCATCTCAGTGGCCCTTTCAGTAACAATATTGGACATATGGCTCATAGCCACGTCCTATATAAAAATTCTCCAAGCAGTGTTCCGGCTGTCTTCCCAGAATGCCCGCTCTAAAGCCCTGGGCACCTGTGCTGCACATATCTGCACTATTCTTGCCTTCTATACACCTGCATTGTTTAGCTTCCTAACTCATCGCATTGGTAAGAATGTGTCTCCAAGTGTCCATATCATCTTGGCAAGCATGTACCTTCTAGTGCCCCCCACAGTCAATCCCTTGGTGTATGGTGTCAAGACAAAACAGATTCGGGATCGAGTGATGGGTCTCTTCTCACACTTGAAAATTACTGTATACtgagccatttaaataacatttgtgATAGAAGAATATGTCTCATGAAATAATGTGGTCTTAACTAAAGCTTGTTTTATTGCTATTATATAATGCTATTTctcttttatgttattttttaaagaacagattTATGGCATGATGTAATGTTTGTGTACTGATCTTCTGGTTTTAATTTTACATGAACTGTCTAATTTATCACTTCATTCAGTATCTTTACATTACACAATTCTGGTTCAGAATATGCACATATTATCCATCATTACATATCTCCCTGTCAATTTCTCTGTGTACACTACATATTTAGTGACAAATTTCTGCAGAAAATAAATGCAATGATTTCAGTTTTAGTTTCATATGTAGATGTTTGAATACTGACACTGCAATCCTTCCTTCAGAATAATTCTCAGCATCTGTGGCCACCTGTACAATAGCTGTCTGCTATTGTACAGTAAACAAACAGAACAGTATATACCCTTTAGTAAATAAAAGTATGATCTTTTGCCTAATTTCATCtgatcattttaaaacattttgtttttatttatgtctttgttaAGAAAATCAATACtgaacatttttcttcatttctcaagAGAAGTAATTTTAGCTGACTCATTGCTCCCTCAACATCTGGATAATCAGTAAAGATAGACAATGTACCTCTACTTGAAACAAGAAATTTGAAGCAGGTATCTGTGCTCTCTA from Arvicanthis niloticus isolate mArvNil1 chromosome 1, mArvNil1.pat.X, whole genome shotgun sequence carries:
- the LOC117697106 gene encoding olfactory receptor 52B2-like — protein: MEHNTTQQYISIFYLVGIPGLENFHYLISIPVCFLFVLTLLGNSLIIATIKLEPSLHQPMYFFLCMLAMNDIFLTCSTSLKMLGIFWFNEHWIEFDICLTQMYFIHTLCIFESAILVAMAFDRFVAICIPLHYSTILTTAMVIKLAVVGLSRAAFMVLPCLFLIKRLPYYTSYIIPHTYCEHMAVVKLASASTLINRAYGISVALSVTILDIWLIATSYIKILQAVFRLSSQNARSKALGTCAAHICTILAFYTPALFSFLTHRIGKNVSPSVHIILASMYLLVPPTVNPLVYGVKTKQIRDRVMGLFSHLKITVY